The following is a genomic window from Hymenobacter chitinivorans DSM 11115.
CGCCAGGGCCCGGCTCAGCGTGTCCTCGAAGGCTTCGAGCTGGAGCTTGAGAATGGCCGTGTTGCTGAGTGGGGGCTCGGCTTTGGCGGCTTCGGGGTCCAGGGCTTCCAGGTGCAGATCCACCTCGTGGGGCGGGGCCACCAGGGCCTGGGCGGGCTCGGGAGCGGGGGCCACGGCGGCGGGCTTGGCCGGGGCGTTGCCGCTGAGCTGCTGCTGCAGGGTTTCGGCCAGCTTCTCGGGCGCCACGGCTACCGGGGCCGCGGGCTTTTCGTCGAGCTGAAACAGGTAGGCCTCGCGCTGCAATACGGGCACGTTGGTTTGCCGACTGGTGTAGAAGCTGTTGGCCTTGAACTGCACCCGCTTGGTGAGCAGCTCGTAGGCGGTGGTGTCGTTCAGCAGGTGGGGCAGCAGCTGAATCACCGGGGCGGGCCACTTGTCGAAGTCCTTGAGGTGCCAGTGGCCCAGCGGCGTGCTTACCGACTTGGCCTTGAGCTTGTCGGCGTACAGGGCGCGGTACTTGCCGGCCGTTTCCTCGCCGTAGGTGAAGAGCACGTCCCGGTCGGTGTGGTTGATAATGTGCAAGGCCAGCAGCTCGGGCGACTGGTGCACCAGGGCCAAATACAGGCCTTTCTGCACCGGGGCGGCCTTCGGCGCGGGCGGGGCGGCGGGGCCTTCGGTTTGCTTGGCGGGGGCGGCCGGCGCAGATACGCCGGCGGCTTTGGCCGCGCGGGAAGCCCCGCTGGAAGCCGCTTTTTTCTCGGCGGCGGCAGCGCTGGCGCTTAGGCCAAAGGTTTTGGTTTCCTCAGCAGCTACCACCACGACTTCGCGGCGCAGCACGGGAATGGTAAAGTCGTTGTCAATGGCTACTTCCACCAGCTCACTATCGAGCAGGCGGGTGATGATGCCTTCTTCGCGGCCGGTTAGTAAACGGACCCGGTCTCCTACGTTCATATCGGAAAGGTTAGTTGCGGGGTGGTTGAGTGTTGGAAGCGGACTGGTGTTGGTCCATTGTTACTTGGGTTAGTAGCAAATTGACAACGGCCAGTTGCAAGGGCGTCCAGAGGAGTAGGCGCGCAAGGTACGCACAATTGCCCCGGCAGCCTTTTACGGCTAAAGCAACAGCTGCGCCCATGCCCTTGCCCCGTAATTTGCTGGTTGTTGATTGTCAGAGAAAAGAACGTCATGTCGAGCGCAGCGAGACACCTCGCTCGGCTGACGGTGGAATAGTTCTCTGATTACCATGGCACGCGAGATGCCGCCCGCTAGTCGACATGACCATTAACCTGCCTAACAACTGACAACAATCAACGAACAACTAATAATACAGCCCGTGCAGCACCACGCCGCGGCGGGAGTTGTACTCCAGGGCCGGGGCGGGCAGGTGGAAGATGCTGGCCACGTAGAATACGCGCTTCAGCAGCTTGCTGCGGGTCGGGATGCGGCGCAGGTTCACGTCGAGGCTGAGGTAGTACTGGCGGTAGGAGTGCAGGCCCAGGGCGGCGTTGGCGTCGGGGTCGTTGTACACCATTTCCTGGGCTCCGTAGCCCACGGCGGGCTGCAGCCACTTAGGCCACTTGCTTTCGGGCCGCAGCCAGGCGGCCAGGTCGGCGCAGAGCCAGTAGGTCTGCCCGTTGTAGTCCTTCAGGTACTGTTCACCCAGGCTTTTGCCCAGCACGTTGGGCCGCAGCGGGGCGTAGCGCGTGGTGTGAAACGAGTACTTGGGCATGATACGCACCTCGTTCCAGGCCAGCTGCTGCCCGAGCAGGCCGGCCGAGCCCAGGAAGTTGGCCGCCAAATCGGTAGCCGAAGCCCCGTAGGCCGGGTCACGCCCGTCGAGCAGCTCGATGGGGCTCTGCAGCAGAAACCCCACGAAGCCCCCGTACCAGGTGGCACGCCGGTCGGGCACGCCGGCCCAGCGCAGCATGTCTACCGCGCCCCGGCTTTCGTGGAAGGCCCCCCAGAAGTGCCCGGCCTTGTCCATTTGCTTCCACTCGGGCAGGTCGTTGAACCAGTGAAACTGGCTGCGCGGCCCCGTGTACCAGCCCTGGCTCAGCAAATACATAGCCCCGGTGTAGCTCACGACCAGTCCGCCGGCCAGAATGGGCAGGCGCCCGGCGGAAAAGCGGGCCGCGGAGTCGGGTGGGGCCGTGGTGGGCAGGCCGGTGGGCTGTTGAGCCGAAGCCCGCAGGCTGACGCCCAGCAGCAATACCGGCAGTAGCCGGCCGCCCAGGGCAGCGCACAAACGAAAGAACAGGCTCATTCAGGAAAATCCGGCGGGCCAAAAAAGCGGCGCGGCAAAGCTACGCACAAAAGCCCGGCCCCGGCTTCGGTGGAGCCGGGGTGAGTATAATTGGAAAGCCCTTTGACCACGGCAATCCGGTGTTTAACTTGCGTAATATTTTCATCTTTTCCTGACTCGAAAACTTCCACCAATTCCCACATTTTCAATGAAAATACTTCGACTATTGCTGGGGCTGATGTTGCTCCTGAGTGGCGGAATTACGGCGGTCCAGGCCCAGGTCGTGACCACCCAGCCCACTTTTTTCCGCGACACGGATCAAGTCACGCTCACCTTCGACGCCACTCAGGGCAACGGTGCCCTGGCCGGCTTCACGGGCCCGGTCTACATCTGGACCGGCGTGATTACCGACAAGAGCACTTCCAACTCGGACTGGAAGTACGTGAAGAGCCCGTCGTTTAACACGCCCGACCCGGCGGCCCTGCTCACGCGCAGCACCACCAACGCCAACCTGTACACCATCACCTTCACGCCCCGGACCTTCTACGGCGTGCCCGCTACCGACCAGATTCTGAAGCTGGCCATGATTTTCAAGAATGGCGACGGTTCCGTAGTCGGTCGGGCTACCGGCGGCGGCGACATTTTCGTGGACGTAACCCAGGGCTCGGCCCTGTCGGTGCGGCTGCAGGCCCCGGCCACGCCCGGCGGTGGCAATCCGCTGTTCGTGACTGCCGGCAGCCAGCTCAATGCGGGTGGCACGGCTTCGGCCAGCTCCCTGATGGCCCTGTACCTGAACAAAACCCTGATTACCCAGCAAGCCAACACCACTTCGCTCAACGGCGTGGTAACGCCGACCCAGCTCGGCCGCAACGTCATCCGGTTGACGGCTACCGCCGGCGGCACCACGGTTGCCGACTCCATCATCGTCATCATCCGGCCAACCGTAACGGTAGCCGCGCTGCCCGCCGGGGCTAAAGATGGTATTACCTACCTCAACGGCGGCACCTCGGTGATTCTGAAGCTGACCGCGCCCAACAAGCAGTTTGCCTACGTGCTGGGTGAGTTCAACAACTTCCAGCCCGTGGAGGCCAACTACATGAAGCAGACCCCCGACGGCAACAACTGGTGGGTGCAGCTCGACGGCCTGACCCCCGGCCAGGAATATGCCTACCAGTATTTGGTGGATGGCAACCTGCGCGTGGCCGACCCTTACTCGGAAAAAGTGCTGGACCCCAGCAATGACCCGGGCATTCCGGCCCGCACGTATCCCAACCTGAAGGCTTACCCCACGGGCAAAACGACCGGCATCGTGTCGGTGCTGCAAACCAACCAGGCCGCCTACCAGTGGCAAACCAGCACCTTCGCCCGCCCGGCCCGCACCGATATGGTGGTGTACGAGCTGCACCTGCGCGACTTCCTGGCCTACCACGACTACCAGACCCTGCGCGACACGCTCAACTACCTGCAGCGCCTGGGCGTGAATACCGTGGAGCTGATGCCCATCAACGAGTTTGAAGGCAACGAAAGCTGGGGCTACAACCCCTCGTTCTACTTTGCCCCCGATAAGTACTACGGCCCCAAGAATGAGCTCAAGCGTCTTGTCGATGAGTGCCACCGCCGCGGTATTGCCGTGGTGCTGGACATGGTTCTGAACCACTCATTTGGCCAGTCGCCGATGGTGCAGCTCTACTTCCAGAACGACAAGCCCGCCGCCAACAGCCCCTGGTTCAACCAGGACGCTACCCACCCCTTCAACGTGGGCTACGACTTCAACCACGAAAGCCCGTTCACCAAGTACTTCGCCAAGCGCGTGATGGAGTTCTGGCTCCAGGAATACAAGGTGGATGGCTACCGCTTCGACTTATCCAAAGGCTTTACCCAGCGCAACAACCCCACCAACGTGGGAGCCTGGGGCGCCTACGACCAGTCGCGCATCGACATCTGGAAGGATTACTACGACTTCATGAAGAGCGTGGACCCGAACGTGTACTGCATCCTGGAGCACTTCGCCGACAATTCCGAGGAGAAAGTGCTGGCCGACTACGGCATGATGCTGTGGGGCAACCTGAACTACAACTACAACGAGGCCACCATGGGCTACGTCAGCACTTCCGACTTCAGCTCGGGCTACTTCGGGGCCCGGGGCTGGCAGAATCCCAACCTGGTGACCTACATGGAAAGCCACGACGAGGAGCGCCTCATGTTCAAGAATCTGGCCTACGGCAACCAGGCCAACCCCGCCCACAACGTGCGCGACCTGAACACGGCCCTGGCCCGCAACGAAGCCGCCGCGGCCTTCTTCTTCACCGTGCCCGGCCCGAAGATGATCTGGCAGTTTGGCGAAATGGGCTACGACGTGAGCATCGATGAAAACGGCCGCGTGGGCAATAAGCCGATCCGCTGGGAGTACTACCAGAATGCCAACCGCCGCAAGCTCTACAACACCTACCGGGAGCTGATTGCGCTGAAGAAAACCCAGGCGGTGTTCAAAACCGGCACTTACACCCAGCAGCTGAGCGGGGCCACCAAGTCGATTCACCTCTCCGACGCCAACCTCAAAGTAACGGTACTCGGCAACTTTGACGTGACGGCCCAGCCCATCAACCCCGAGTTTCAGCAAACCGGCAAGTGGTACAACTACATGACCGACGACTCCATCACGGTGTCGAGCACCACGGCCCCGCTCACGCTGCAGCCCGGCCAGTACGCCGTCTACACCTCGAAGCGCCTCAAGAAGGCCACCGTGCTCAGCACCAAGCTGCGCGCCACCGAGGCCCTGCGCCTGACGGCCGCTCCGAACCCGACGAGCAGCACGGCCCAGGTCCGCTACGAGCTGACCACCCCCGCCACCGTCACCGTGACCGTGCAAAACCTGCTGGGCGCCACCGTGCGCACCGTTAGCTCGGGCAGCAAGCAGCCCACCGGTGCCTACCAGCTCAGCCTGCCCGTGCAGGATTTGGCCAACGGTATCTACCTCATCCGCCTCAGCACCGGCCAGCTGACCCAGACCACCCGCTTGGTGGTGCAGCACTAAGTCAAGAGCTTAGCACTCAGAACTCCGCCTAAGTTCGTAAAAAGGCAAGAGGCCAATTCCGCAAGGAATTGGCCTCTTTTCGTATCCGGTGGTGGCTAGTGGGAAGTACTGCTAAGCCTAGCGTAAGAACTCACCACTGCACCACTGCTACACCTGCTCCTCGTGGTAGCTCACCAGGTCGTCGATAGGGGAGCGGATGATTTTGCCGACTTCCATGCCGTGGCTGCGGGCCACCTGAAACAGGGCGTCGCGGAAGTTGTAGGCCACCGAGCCCACGCAGTTGAAGGTGTAGTCCTGGTAGTTGGGGTAGTGCAGCACAATGTTCTCGAAGAACGTCTCAAAGCCCTGCAGCACGATTTCGCGGCAGTAGCTGATGTTGTTGTGGTCGTAGGCAAACTTGCCGAAGCTGGCCAGAAACCGGTTGGGCAGGGGCTGGTTGTAGAGCCGGTCCAGGATATCCTCGCGGGTGAGCTTGTACTCCTCCCGGAAAATGTCCTGCAGGCCGTCGGGCAGCAGGCCGCGCAGGTAGTCGCGCATCAGGCGCTTACCGATGAACGAGCCCGAGCCTTCGTCGCCGAGAAAATACCCCAGCGAATCCACGTTATAGGTGATTTTCTCGCCGTCGTAGAGGCAGGAGTTCGTGCCCGTGCCCAGGATGGCGGCAAAGCCGGGCTTGTGGCCCAGCAGGGCCCGGGCCGAGGCCAGCAGGTCGTGGTCCACGTCGACGTTGGCATTGGGGAAAATCTGCCGCATGGCCTGGGCAATGACATCGGCTTTCTTCGAGGACGAAACGCCCGCGCCGTAGTAGTGCACTTCGCGCACGGCCCCGCGCTCCAGCGTCTCGGGTAGGTTTTTGTCGAGCGAAGCGGCAATGGCGGCCGTTTGCATGAAGTCGGGGTTGTAACCCTCAGTGTTGAAGTACACCCGGTTGCCAGTCTCGTCGAGCTGACACCAGCTGCTCTTGGTCGAGCCGCCGTCGGCAATGAGAATCATACGGTAGGTAGAAATGGTATGTGGAGAAAGTAGCTGAGCCAGGAGCCGCCCCGCAAGACGCCCACCCTGATTTCAGCCCCTAGCAGGCCCCGTGGCCCAGACCACGCGCAAGCTATTCGGTTGCGAAGCTAGCAGGTTCGCCGAAACCGACGGCAGTAGCGGGCAACTTAATCGGAGTGCCGGGGCTGGTAAGCTCCGCCGTAACCAGGCGTAGAGTTGGGCGAAACGGTGATTTTGAAGCTTAGTTGCGCTTTTTTTGAATAGAATTTCGGCAAATAGTAAGTAATAACTCACGCTGATTTTATTTTATAATTTGCGTAGTATATTTACTTCCAACCAACCCCCGAGGGCTTGGCAGACGTTGCCCAATCATTCATTTCTCCCATACCCTTCCATTTCTCACCAACCCCCCATGAAGAAACTCTTTACTCTCGCAACGCTTGGACTGCTTTCCTCCCTGGCTTTCGAAGCCCAGGCCCAGATTACGGTTGACGGTAAAGTAACGGCCGCTGAAATTGGTACGGGAACCGGCAAATACCAGCTGGCCGGCACCTACACCGGCACGCACTCGGTGGCTACCAAGGGGCTGCAGTCGTTGTACATTGGTACCTCGGCAACCAAGCTCTACATCATGGTGGTGGGCTCGGCCGAATCGGCCACCGATTATCCCGGCATCGTGGTGTATCTGAACGTGCCCAACAAAACCGGCGTAGCCGCCGGCACCCAGCTGAAGGGCGGCGTCGCCGGCGACAGCCCCCTGAAGCACACGCCGACTATGGACATGGAAACCGACTATGGCTTCCGCGCTACCACTTCGCCTTCAGCCTCGGCCGATGTATACTACAGCTACGTAGATTACACCAACGGCAACACGGC
Proteins encoded in this region:
- a CDS encoding Smr/MutS family protein gives rise to the protein MNVGDRVRLLTGREEGIITRLLDSELVEVAIDNDFTIPVLRREVVVVAAEETKTFGLSASAAAAEKKAASSGASRAAKAAGVSAPAAPAKQTEGPAAPPAPKAAPVQKGLYLALVHQSPELLALHIINHTDRDVLFTYGEETAGKYRALYADKLKAKSVSTPLGHWHLKDFDKWPAPVIQLLPHLLNDTTAYELLTKRVQFKANSFYTSRQTNVPVLQREAYLFQLDEKPAAPVAVAPEKLAETLQQQLSGNAPAKPAAVAPAPEPAQALVAPPHEVDLHLEALDPEAAKAEPPLSNTAILKLQLEAFEDTLSRALATNMHEIIYIHGSGNGTLRKELHKLLSRNKDIKFFEDSQKEKFGYGATLVRLK
- a CDS encoding DUF2279 domain-containing protein → MSLFFRLCAALGGRLLPVLLLGVSLRASAQQPTGLPTTAPPDSAARFSAGRLPILAGGLVVSYTGAMYLLSQGWYTGPRSQFHWFNDLPEWKQMDKAGHFWGAFHESRGAVDMLRWAGVPDRRATWYGGFVGFLLQSPIELLDGRDPAYGASATDLAANFLGSAGLLGQQLAWNEVRIMPKYSFHTTRYAPLRPNVLGKSLGEQYLKDYNGQTYWLCADLAAWLRPESKWPKWLQPAVGYGAQEMVYNDPDANAALGLHSYRQYYLSLDVNLRRIPTRSKLLKRVFYVASIFHLPAPALEYNSRRGVVLHGLYY
- a CDS encoding DUF4961 domain-containing protein codes for the protein MKILRLLLGLMLLLSGGITAVQAQVVTTQPTFFRDTDQVTLTFDATQGNGALAGFTGPVYIWTGVITDKSTSNSDWKYVKSPSFNTPDPAALLTRSTTNANLYTITFTPRTFYGVPATDQILKLAMIFKNGDGSVVGRATGGGDIFVDVTQGSALSVRLQAPATPGGGNPLFVTAGSQLNAGGTASASSLMALYLNKTLITQQANTTSLNGVVTPTQLGRNVIRLTATAGGTTVADSIIVIIRPTVTVAALPAGAKDGITYLNGGTSVILKLTAPNKQFAYVLGEFNNFQPVEANYMKQTPDGNNWWVQLDGLTPGQEYAYQYLVDGNLRVADPYSEKVLDPSNDPGIPARTYPNLKAYPTGKTTGIVSVLQTNQAAYQWQTSTFARPARTDMVVYELHLRDFLAYHDYQTLRDTLNYLQRLGVNTVELMPINEFEGNESWGYNPSFYFAPDKYYGPKNELKRLVDECHRRGIAVVLDMVLNHSFGQSPMVQLYFQNDKPAANSPWFNQDATHPFNVGYDFNHESPFTKYFAKRVMEFWLQEYKVDGYRFDLSKGFTQRNNPTNVGAWGAYDQSRIDIWKDYYDFMKSVDPNVYCILEHFADNSEEKVLADYGMMLWGNLNYNYNEATMGYVSTSDFSSGYFGARGWQNPNLVTYMESHDEERLMFKNLAYGNQANPAHNVRDLNTALARNEAAAAFFFTVPGPKMIWQFGEMGYDVSIDENGRVGNKPIRWEYYQNANRRKLYNTYRELIALKKTQAVFKTGTYTQQLSGATKSIHLSDANLKVTVLGNFDVTAQPINPEFQQTGKWYNYMTDDSITVSSTTAPLTLQPGQYAVYTSKRLKKATVLSTKLRATEALRLTAAPNPTSSTAQVRYELTTPATVTVTVQNLLGATVRTVSSGSKQPTGAYQLSLPVQDLANGIYLIRLSTGQLTQTTRLVVQH
- a CDS encoding N-acetylglucosamine kinase, encoding MILIADGGSTKSSWCQLDETGNRVYFNTEGYNPDFMQTAAIAASLDKNLPETLERGAVREVHYYGAGVSSSKKADVIAQAMRQIFPNANVDVDHDLLASARALLGHKPGFAAILGTGTNSCLYDGEKITYNVDSLGYFLGDEGSGSFIGKRLMRDYLRGLLPDGLQDIFREEYKLTREDILDRLYNQPLPNRFLASFGKFAYDHNNISYCREIVLQGFETFFENIVLHYPNYQDYTFNCVGSVAYNFRDALFQVARSHGMEVGKIIRSPIDDLVSYHEEQV